One segment of Pontibacter akesuensis DNA contains the following:
- a CDS encoding T9SS type B sorting domain-containing protein → MKYLLSIFFLLLTTLTWAQNKCFKAYNSAGDVVQTLCVGQEYSFQDCGNEVDDDKEYYVFNYTGGTAYTTPTSTNKKHTYTSPGRYRVLQIANYGGTIGTDTVSHVFEVKASPEPTFAFVRCASGIVSFTVTDANYDSYTLDFGDGNSEIVRAGAVVEHTYTSVGPYTATLTGSITGGQCSNASLQQVEPLPVITAANQILISKLTVQEQATSGRLQLELSGLVAGYTYVVERYTGGIFSPYEEVGRLENVTGNTQTHTVSNVNTSEGTWFLVRPVDACGKTSLNSTIVSSILLQATINEEEVTLNWSNLPEFEAFDVYRNGTLLQTLPGTSERFIDRNVDCGQTYTYYVTGKGTTYQGKTYTSVTAPLAVTVTSTKVPATPYLLASFNLNNQVELTLQEASGAPVQVATFERSIKGAPYQQVGQAQQLAFTDTGTEPQPVCYRATLTNACGNTSPVSNVACPIILKAEKQVDGSVNLSWTAYTGFPNGAGQYTVELLDENGAVAASYPVNGTSYSDRVLSTTLPQLRYRIKATSRNGTGLTYSNLQVLEQEATVFLPSAFTPNGDGLNDVFEVKGNFFSGYTLRVYNQSGAVVFEGTEADAAWDGTHQGKKLLPGAYAYIITIRTSFGVTKQKTGTITLLR, encoded by the coding sequence TTGAAATACCTGCTTTCCATATTCTTCCTACTCCTGACCACCCTTACCTGGGCACAGAACAAGTGCTTCAAAGCCTACAACAGTGCCGGTGATGTCGTACAGACCCTGTGTGTTGGCCAGGAATATTCGTTTCAGGATTGTGGCAATGAGGTGGACGACGATAAGGAGTACTACGTCTTCAATTATACCGGCGGCACAGCCTATACCACCCCCACCAGCACAAACAAGAAACATACTTATACTTCACCGGGAAGGTACCGCGTGCTGCAGATCGCTAACTATGGCGGCACCATCGGGACCGACACCGTTTCCCATGTTTTCGAGGTTAAAGCCTCGCCGGAACCAACATTCGCCTTTGTGCGCTGCGCCTCGGGCATCGTCTCCTTCACCGTTACCGACGCGAACTACGACAGTTATACGTTGGATTTCGGCGATGGAAACTCGGAAATTGTACGTGCCGGCGCTGTGGTAGAACACACCTATACTTCGGTCGGGCCATATACCGCCACGCTTACCGGTAGCATTACGGGAGGGCAATGCAGCAACGCATCCCTGCAGCAGGTGGAGCCCCTGCCCGTTATAACTGCCGCCAACCAAATTTTAATTTCGAAGCTTACCGTACAGGAGCAGGCAACAAGTGGCCGGCTGCAACTGGAGCTTTCTGGCTTAGTGGCTGGCTACACATATGTGGTGGAGCGCTACACTGGCGGCATCTTCAGTCCTTATGAAGAGGTAGGCCGCCTGGAGAATGTTACCGGCAACACGCAAACCCATACCGTTAGCAACGTGAACACCAGCGAGGGCACCTGGTTTCTGGTTCGTCCGGTGGATGCCTGTGGCAAAACCTCCCTTAACTCAACAATTGTCAGCTCCATACTACTGCAGGCAACTATCAACGAAGAAGAAGTCACCCTGAACTGGAGCAACCTACCGGAGTTCGAAGCTTTTGATGTGTATCGCAACGGTACGCTGCTGCAAACGCTGCCAGGCACTTCAGAGCGGTTCATTGACCGGAATGTTGATTGCGGCCAGACGTATACGTATTATGTTACAGGCAAAGGAACCACCTACCAGGGCAAAACTTATACTTCTGTCACGGCGCCACTGGCGGTAACCGTAACGTCTACCAAGGTGCCTGCTACGCCATACTTGCTCGCCAGCTTTAACTTGAACAACCAGGTGGAGCTTACCTTACAGGAGGCTTCAGGTGCACCTGTTCAAGTAGCTACCTTTGAGCGAAGTATAAAAGGCGCCCCTTACCAGCAGGTGGGGCAGGCGCAGCAGCTGGCTTTTACCGATACAGGTACAGAACCACAGCCTGTCTGTTACCGCGCCACCCTCACAAACGCCTGCGGCAATACCTCTCCTGTCAGTAATGTGGCCTGCCCCATTATCCTGAAAGCAGAGAAACAGGTTGATGGCAGCGTTAACCTTTCCTGGACCGCCTACACGGGTTTCCCGAATGGCGCGGGCCAGTATACTGTGGAACTGCTGGATGAAAACGGGGCCGTGGCAGCCAGTTATCCGGTTAACGGCACCTCCTACTCCGACCGCGTCCTCAGCACTACCTTGCCACAGCTCCGCTACAGAATAAAAGCCACCTCCAGAAACGGCACCGGCCTTACGTACTCCAACCTGCAGGTGCTGGAACAGGAGGCAACCGTGTTCCTGCCCAGCGCCTTCACGCCCAACGGCGATGGCCTGAATGATGTGTTTGAGGTGAAGGGCAATTTTTTCAGCGGTTATACTTTGCGGGTTTACAATCAATCCGGAGCCGTAGTATTTGAGGGCACAGAGGCTGATGCCGCTTGGGATGGCACCCACCAGGGCAAAAAGTTGCTCCCGGGTGCTTATGCGTACATCATCACCATACGCACAAGTTTTGGGGTGACAAAGCAGAAAACCGGCACCATCACGCTGCTTCGGTAG
- a CDS encoding YbaB/EbfC family nucleoid-associated protein, whose translation MFDMMGMMGKMKEVQAKMKEAQEKLKDITVTAESGAGLVKATVNGQRQLLKIEIDETIMNVSDREMVNDLVVAAVNNAMLTAGEQAQEQMRKSTEGLIPNIPGLDLGGFGL comes from the coding sequence ATGTTTGATATGATGGGCATGATGGGCAAAATGAAGGAAGTCCAGGCCAAAATGAAGGAAGCACAGGAGAAACTGAAGGATATTACCGTAACGGCAGAATCGGGTGCAGGCCTGGTGAAAGCCACCGTAAACGGACAGCGCCAGTTGCTTAAGATCGAAATAGATGAAACCATCATGAACGTGAGCGACCGCGAGATGGTAAACGACCTGGTGGTGGCTGCCGTGAACAATGCCATGCTGACCGCTGGCGAGCAGGCGCAGGAGCAAATGCGCAAATCTACAGAGGGCCTTATACCAAACATCCCAGGCTTAGACCTCGGCGGTTTTGGACTATAA
- a CDS encoding glycosyltransferase family 2 protein: protein MQTAVVILNWNGLRYLQQFLPSVVANSGNAQIVVADNASTDGSVAFLQTHFPEVRLILLPENYGFCEGYNKALQQVQATYYVLLNSDVDVPPGWKEPVLQLMEQDASIAVCQPKILAQQHPGYFEYAGAGGGLLDALGYPYCRGRLFETLEEDKGQYNDVQEIFWATGACMVVRAEVFHQLGGLEPAFFAHMEEIDFCWRAKNAGYKVMYNGHSCVYHVGGGTLHKSNPRKTYLNFRNGLALLYKNIPGKELLAAMLLRILLDWVAALRMAAAGQQQDARAVFDAHADLLRNRDYWRRRRREQVQKGNFPHLPGVYKGSIVWAYFIRQKRTVREL, encoded by the coding sequence GTGCAAACAGCAGTCGTTATCCTTAACTGGAACGGGCTGCGCTACCTACAACAGTTTCTGCCCTCGGTGGTGGCCAACAGCGGCAATGCACAGATTGTAGTGGCCGACAATGCCTCCACCGACGGCTCCGTTGCCTTTTTGCAGACCCATTTCCCGGAGGTGCGCCTTATTCTGCTGCCCGAGAACTACGGCTTCTGCGAAGGGTACAACAAAGCCCTGCAGCAGGTGCAGGCTACCTATTATGTGCTGCTTAACTCGGATGTGGACGTACCGCCGGGTTGGAAGGAGCCCGTGCTGCAGCTCATGGAGCAGGACGCAAGTATAGCCGTTTGCCAACCAAAGATCCTGGCGCAGCAGCACCCCGGCTATTTTGAGTATGCCGGGGCGGGCGGCGGCTTGTTGGATGCGTTAGGTTATCCGTACTGCCGCGGCCGGCTATTTGAGACGCTGGAAGAAGACAAGGGGCAGTATAACGATGTGCAGGAAATTTTCTGGGCGACGGGCGCCTGCATGGTTGTGCGGGCAGAGGTGTTTCACCAACTGGGCGGGCTGGAACCTGCTTTTTTCGCGCACATGGAGGAGATTGACTTTTGCTGGCGCGCTAAGAATGCAGGGTACAAAGTCATGTACAATGGGCATAGCTGCGTCTATCATGTGGGTGGCGGCACGCTGCACAAATCAAACCCTCGCAAAACGTACCTGAACTTCCGGAACGGGCTGGCGCTGCTCTACAAGAACATACCAGGCAAAGAGCTATTGGCAGCCATGCTTTTGCGAATTTTACTGGATTGGGTAGCGGCGCTGCGTATGGCGGCGGCGGGGCAGCAACAAGACGCACGTGCTGTGTTTGATGCACACGCTGATCTTTTACGGAATAGGGACTACTGGCGGCGCAGGCGCCGGGAGCAAGTACAAAAAGGCAATTTCCCGCACCTGCCAGGCGTTTACAAAGGCAGTATTGTGTGGGCGTATTTTATCCGGCAGAAGCGGACGGTGCGGGAGCTATAG
- a CDS encoding PspC family transcriptional regulator, with the protein MKRLQYYIESQAFGVCTMLGEKLGFATSSIRLTFIYVSFLTMGSPVLLYLMLAFWMNVRKHLRRERSTVWDL; encoded by the coding sequence ATGAAGCGACTTCAGTATTATATCGAATCACAGGCATTTGGTGTGTGCACGATGCTGGGGGAGAAGCTTGGCTTTGCTACCAGCAGTATCCGGCTCACGTTCATCTACGTTTCCTTTCTGACCATGGGCTCTCCGGTGCTGCTGTACCTGATGCTTGCCTTCTGGATGAACGTCCGCAAGCATTTGCGCCGCGAACGCAGCACAGTCTGGGATCTATAG